The Gordonia crocea genomic sequence GCAATTGCCGAATGTCTTGATCACAGAGCTGAGTAGTAGGTACCGCAGGCCGATCAACCCTCGCGGATTCTCCGGCGAGCTGCGCATCCTCGCCGCGGAGTGGGCAGGGCGGTCTCGTCCTTACCTTCGGCTCGACACCACGGTTGCTTTCCGCGACGACGGTGGTGGCAGCGCATCGGGTGCGGTGGTCCTTGCCGTCACCGACCCACCGACTATGGACCGAGGAGACGGGTAGGACGTGAAGCTAGGCCACCAATTCTCCCGAGCGTTGCTGGGCGGGCTAGTCGCGGCGATGGCCGGAGCATCCACGATCGGCTGCGGGAACGCTGGCGCGGCCGTATCCGGCGTGCCGGCACCCCGCGGAAACGTACTCGGCTGGCAACACGTCTACACCGATGATTTCTCCGGAAAGGCTCTCAACCGGGCGCGATGGTCGCGCTACAGCGGCACGCCGGGCGGTGATCCGGCGAGCAGCTGGTCGCCGAGCCATGTCCGGGTTGGTGGATCCAAGCTGGTCCTCATGGGCTATCGCGATGGGGGAAGGCTCGTCACCGGAGGCGTGTCCAACTGGCGGAATGCGCAATTGTACGGCAAGTGGGAAGTGCGAGCGCGTGCTGATGCCAGCGATGAAGTTACCTTCCACTTCTTGCTCTGGCCACGGAATGAGGTATGGCCACCGGAGATCGACTTCGCGGAGAGCTTTGGTGGGGCGCGAACCAAGGTCGATGCCTTCCTGCACTGGCGCGACGCGGCTGGGAAGCGGCAAAAGCGGCAACGAGTGTTGCGTGGCGACTTCACCAAGTGGAATACCTTCGGGGTGGAATGGACCCCGTCGCTGGTGCGGTACACGATCAACGGGCGCGTGTGGGCGACCGAGACAGGTGGCATCGTCCCATCGACGCCGATGTGGCTTGGCCTGCAGGCTCAAGCTGGTGGATGCGCCAAACGAGCACAGTGGGGCGGCAAACGCTGTCCTACCGTGGGTACACCGGCTGTGACGAGGGTCGAAATCGATTGGGTCGCGGTGTACCGTCCGGGGCTGGCCCTCTAGGACCGCTGGATGTTGGAGTTACGGGTAGCCGGAGCAGCCCATTCGTCAGCGGTGCTGGTCCCGCACCCCGAGGAGGTTGTGCCACACCTGCCGTTGACCACCCCGGTTGCGTGCCTGTCTGCGCGCGTTCGAGCCGAGGAACTATTGCCGCGACTTGCTGCGGCCACCGACCCCGCGGGTGTGCTCGCCGCGTTGTGCTATACGGGTGTGCCGATAGCCGATGCGCATGTACTCGCTGCTGCCCTGGCGAGTGCGACGACAGTGATTGAGATCGTCGCACTGGACGACGGGAAACGCCTGCTACCGGGCGCGGTGGGAGTGTTCTGCTCCCCGCGCGGCGACGTCGTCAGCGTGCCGTCCACCGCGGCCGACGGCGCAGAATGGCTCACTTTGACCCCGGCGACGTCGCGCCGGGTCGGACTCGCGTGTGCCGAACTGGTTCAGCGCCGGCGCGCGGTGCGCTGAATGTTGCGCACCTTGGCGCCCTGCGGCATCGGCCCCTTGGGCAGCGCCGCGCCACCCTTGCGGGTGCTCAACGCGGCCAGCCGTGACTCGAGTGCGTCGACTTGCTTGCTGTTGATGTTGTTCGGCAGCTTGTTGAGGTGCTTCTCGAGCTTGCTTAGCGGCACTTCGTCCCCGTCGTTGCCGACCTGTACGACGTAGATCGGGGTGTTGCCGACGACGCGGGCGATCCGCTTCTTCTCCTGGTTGAGCAGACCCTTGACCCGGTTGGGGTTGCCCTCGCCGACGAGGATGACGCCGGGCTTGCCGATCACCCGGTGCACCGCGTCGAGATGTGTGGTCCCGGCGATTGCCTGTTTGATCCGCCAGGTACCACGCATGTTGCTCAGCGCCCACCCGGCCGCGCCGGGC encodes the following:
- a CDS encoding ESX secretion-associated protein EspG, producing the protein MLELRVAGAAHSSAVLVPHPEEVVPHLPLTTPVACLSARVRAEELLPRLAAATDPAGVLAALCYTGVPIADAHVLAAALASATTVIEIVALDDGKRLLPGAVGVFCSPRGDVVSVPSTAADGAEWLTLTPATSRRVGLACAELVQRRRAVR
- a CDS encoding glycoside hydrolase family 16 protein; amino-acid sequence: MAGASTIGCGNAGAAVSGVPAPRGNVLGWQHVYTDDFSGKALNRARWSRYSGTPGGDPASSWSPSHVRVGGSKLVLMGYRDGGRLVTGGVSNWRNAQLYGKWEVRARADASDEVTFHFLLWPRNEVWPPEIDFAESFGGARTKVDAFLHWRDAAGKRQKRQRVLRGDFTKWNTFGVEWTPSLVRYTINGRVWATETGGIVPSTPMWLGLQAQAGGCAKRAQWGGKRCPTVGTPAVTRVEIDWVAVYRPGLAL
- a CDS encoding DUF4191 domain-containing protein encodes the protein MAKANDTATKEAKKAAKQARKQASKERRAQLWQAFQMQRKDDKRLIPYMVGVVVLAVAIAVAIGLLIDQLWFTIPLGIMVGLLGAFILFGRRVQKSVFTKAEGQPGAAGWALSNMRGTWRIKQAIAGTTHLDAVHRVIGKPGVILVGEGNPNRVKGLLNQEKKRIARVVGNTPIYVVQVGNDGDEVPLSKLEKHLNKLPNNINSKQVDALESRLAALSTRKGGAALPKGPMPQGAKVRNIQRTARRR